In Rhodopirellula sp. P2, the DNA window CGGGCGAGACAAAATGGAAGTCACGTTTGGGGGGTGACTTCACATCATCGCCCGTGTTGGTCAACGATCGGATCTACGCCGTCAACGAAGAAGGCACGTGCTACATCTTCCGAGCGGACAGTGAATCCTTCGAGTCGATCGGTGAAAATCAACTCGGAGATTCCGTGATGGCCACCCCGACAATCAGCGGCGGACGAATTTACTTGCGAGTGGGCAAGCAAGAAGGCGGCCAACGCCAAGAGTACTTGTACTGCATTGGCGAGTGATAAGTTGCGACCGCTTCGTGGACGAGTGCACGAGCGGTTGATGCGGTCTGATTTGGTCGGCCGCCACCGGACGGCCGACCGTCAGGGAGATCATTCCGCGGCAGGTTGATACTGCGCTGGCAATTCGTGGCCGTCTTGCGGAAGGAATCGCAGCACCGATCGCGGCGGATCGGAAATGCTGTCCGGGTGCTGGTGCATCACCCAGGTGACTCCATTGGGGCCTTGGACGGTGTCGCCGTCTTCGAACGGTTCTTCACTTTCGATCTGGTGACAGGTGATCAGACGAAGCAGTTCATCGATGTCGTTGAAGTCGTAGGCTTCGGCGAGGAACAAAGCTTCGATGTCCGGAAGATCCAGTTGGTTGTTGCCAACGGTGTCCATGGCCGCGAATCCATCGTCGAGGCTGTACAGCCGGACGTTGGCCCACAGATCCAAAGGCGGGAAGTCGTTGTCCTCGGATTCCTGGATGACCTGGTTCATCCCTTCCAGGTTACGGATCGTTTCGCCGGCTGGGTTGAAGTAGGCGATGGCCTGAGGCAGTTCGGTCAGTGCCGCAGCGACTTCGGTGATCAGCGCCAGCTCATCAAACGGCTCGTACGCTTCGGGCGTCAGCGGCGCGTCGTCTTCGTCGGTTTTCAGGATGTAACTGCTGCGGATTCGCAAGAACGCAGTGTGCTGGGGGACCTCTTCTTTGCCTTCGTCCCAGACCCACAATTGTTCGAGAGCACGTTGCAGAGCCCCCGGGAAGGTATTGGGGCCAAATGAACCGTTGGACCAGGCTTGGCGAACGTGAGAATCGGGATCGTCAATTTGCATGTCGTCCGGCCATGGTTGGTCGACGAGGTCGATCGCCAGGTGACCGGGCGTTTCTTCGTCCATGTCCATGATCAATGAAGGTCCCGCGATCGCCCAGTCCGCCGTGGCGGGCAGGGGATCCGACGGTTCGTATTCATCGATTGCGGCAGCAATTTTACGCATCGACACGCGTTCGCGCAGCAAAACAACGACGCACTGGGTGTAGAAGCCTTGGGGCATCCGAGAGAACCTTAGAAGGAGCAAAATCCGTTTGGCAACACAAGAAGTGCGATGAGTACAGATCATCACTGAGAAGCTCTTGTGTTGGGCGTGTCTTGAACACGCCAACGATGGACCAACCGACCAGTTTAAACCGCCGGTTGGCCCGTCGAAAGCCGGGCGCGGCTTGCCGAGGGATCGGAATGACGGGCTTTTTGAGTCTGCCGGGCGGCTTGCTTTTGAGCGTTGGACCGGCCTGGGGGAGTGTCGGAACAGGCCAGATCGCCCATCTCGACGCCGAGCGGAGTGGATCGTAAGGTGTGGGCCACTTCTCCGATTTCCCCGCCTCACTCTTGCCCCCCAGAATGCCTTGATCACGCCTCCGCACCAGCGACGTCCGGCGGCGATGGCATTCATCCTGTTGACGCTGTTGATCGACATCTTGGCAATCGGAATCATCATTCCGGTGTTGCCCGAATTGATCAAAGAGTTTGTGGGCGGCGACACGTCACGCGCTAGTTTTTACGTCGGCGTGATTGGCGCGACGTATTCTTTGATGCAATTCTTTTTTGCGCCTGTGCTGGGCGCTCTTTCCGATCGATTCGGACGACGCCCGGTGATTTTGGCGTCTCTGTTTGGACTTGGCGTCGACTTCATCGTGACGGGGTTGGCACCTTCGGTGGGATGGTTGTTCGTCGGACGAATCGTCGCCGGAGTGATGGGAGCGAGCTTCTCCACCGCAAATGCTTACATCGCGGATGTTTCAACACAAGAAACCCGGGCTCGCAACTTTGGCCTGGTCGGCATGATGTTTGGGCTGGGATTCATCATCGGGCCGGCGCTGGGTGGCGTGCTGGGCGGCGTGCACATTCGATTGCCGTTCTTCGTGGCGGCGGGATTGTCGTTGGTCAATTGGTTGTACGGGTACTTCGTCTTGCCCGAGTCGTTGCCACCTGAAAAACGAGGTTCGATTTCACTCGCTGCAATGAACCCACTGGGAACTGTTTCGCGACTTCGGAATTACCCGATGATCGCCGGGCTGGCCATCGCATTCATGTTTTCCTCGTTGGCTCAACGTGGGCTGGAAAACGTTTGGGTGCTGTCGATGGGATATCGATTTGGCTGGAACGAGGTCACCAACGGTTTGACATTGGCGTTGGTCGGTTTGATGGCCGCGATTGTCCAAGGCGGCCTGGTTCGCCCCATGATCAAACGCTTGGGGGAACGGCGGACGGCGGTGATGGGAACCTGCGTTTCGTGCCTGGCATTTTTAGGATACGGGCTGGCGTCGCAGGGATGGATGATCCCTTGCATCGTCGTGTTTGGTTCCTTGGCAGGGTTGGCGGGACCCGCGATTCAAAGTTTGGTGGCCGGTCGAGTCAACCCGGAAGAACAAGGCAAGGTGCAAGGCGCACTGACGTCCCTGATCAGTTTGACCAACATCCCGGCACCGTTGTTGTTCACCAGCGGTTTGCTGGGTTACTTCACATCGGAGAGCGCACCGTTTGAGTTCCCTGGAGCTCCGTTTGTGTTCGGGTCGGCATTGCTGGCAATCGCGGTGGTGATCTTGATCCGCGTGTTCAGCAAATTCCCGGCCAGCCAGGATCCGGCGGTTGATCCAAGTGCAGCTGGCACGCAGGATGAGAACACGCCGCAATCCGACGACGACTCAGCCTCCGATTCATCGCCTGCGTTGGAGCCGGCCTGATGCGGGTGATCGTCACTGGCTGCAGTGGATTTCTGGGTGGGGAAATTGTTCGCCAGTTGTTGCAGCGTGACTGGGAAGTTGTCGGGCTGTCGCGCCGCGAACCCCCTGGTTTGGTTCGCGCGGGGATGACGCATCACCGCGGCGATTTACTGGACAACGGTTACCTGGAGCGGGTGATCGCCGACGCCGATGTGGTGATTCACACCGCCGCCGTCGCGGGGGTCTGGGGAACCTGGCAGCACTACTTTGACAACAACGTGGTGGCGTCACGAAATGTGTTGCGAGCCTGCCAAGCAGCTCGTGTTTCGCAGCTGATCTACACCAGCAGCCCCAGCGTCACGTTTGACGGCAACGATCAGCGTGACGTGGATGAATCGGAACCGTATCCGAAGTCCTGGATGTGCCACTACCCGCACACCAAGTCGATTGCCGAACGTGAAATCTTAGCCGCGGATCAGCGGGGCGGACTGCGAACGGTTGCGCTGCGTCCGCATTTGATTTGGGGGCCCGACGACCCGCACTTGATCCCTCGCGTTTTGCAGCGGGCTCGCAGCGGACGGTTGCGAATCATTGGCGATGGCAGCAACGTGATCGACACGGTTCACGTGATCAACGCCGCCGCCGCTCACCTGGATGCGATCGAGGCGTTGCAAGAGCGGCCTGAAGAGGCGGCTGGGCGAGCCTACTTTGTCACGCAGGACGAGCCCGTCAATTGCTGGGACTGGATCGCGAAATTGTGCCGGGTTCACGGCGTTGCGCCGCCGACCAAGTCAATCTCCTTCGCGGCCGCGTACCGAATCGGTGCGGTGTTGGAAACGGTGTACCGATTGACGGGACGAACCAGCGAACCGCCGATGACTCGCTTTGTCGCTTCGCAGCTCGCGAAAGATCATTCGTTTGACATCACCGCCGCGAAAGAGCGGCTCGGTTATTGGCCCCGCATCGACATGGACGCGGGGCTGCAGACGCTGACGGGTGACCGCGCTGTTACCAACGCCCCGTCCACTGGTCGGTGACCACGATGCGTTTGGCTTCGTCGCTGATGCCATAAGCCAGGTTGGGTTGATTCAGTTCCAAGAACACCGTGTACTTTTGGTGCACAGCGTCGCTGAAGACCACCGGGGCGTGAGTCAGACGCAGGAAGTGAACCGGGGCACCGTTCCAACGCTTGGTGAACACACCGGCTTCCAGGGCGGGTTCCCGGGCGAGTCCATAGTGCGACTGGATGGTCGTCACCAACCGCGATGGGTCTCCGGTGAAGCCATGCAACGAAATGCGTTGGACCGAACCGGAACGATCAAAGTAGTAGGTCAGCGTGCCCGCCAAATCGGTGGCTTGGGTGCCGGTGACGATCGGCACTCGCAGTCCCTCGAGTTGCAGATCCGCCAGCACGGTCGAAACTCGGGAAAACCGATTCAGGACCGCTTGGGTGGTCAAGTCGAAACGCAAAACCTCTCGCAAGTCAGCGACATTGTTCCCGGCCAGCGACGGTGTTTCGTCTGTGGTGGGCATCGCGCCGAGCTTCTTGGCGATTTCGGGTTCGTAACGATAACGCTGGGACGAGACCCCACGAAGCGTTTCGACTTGGTGGTGCGAGTGAACCGGGTAGCGGTCCGAATCGGGCGAGTTGGTGACGCCGCCAATCGGTGCTTCGCCAGATCCCCAACCCGCGGCAGAGATCCCCTCCCCACGAAAGACATTGGTGACGGACCCCGCAGCACTGCGTCCCCAATCGGTTTCCGAAGCGACGTAGGGGCCTCCCGCGGCGACGGCGAGCACCGTGATTTTGCCCAAGCGAGTGACAAGCATGACGAAAGAACCTGCGAAGGAGTTGGGAGGAGATTGCGTGTCGTGAAAAGAACACCCTTCGTCCGTATCGGTTCCCTGGCCAGCAAAGTCGCCCTGTTTTCAATCCCCTCGCAGAACCGGAAAGAACGAGGCAACCGGTGCATTCGTTAAGCCACGAACGAGCGATCCTGCCCCACCATCGCGGGGAATCCAGCTGGCAGACACTTTCGCTGAACGGTCGGGCGACAATCTTGCCGGCGACCGGGATCCGGAGTGGTCGGCGGATGCTGATCGGATATCTTGTCGGCATCATGCATTCCAACGACGACATCGAATCGCAGAACGACGACCTGGCCAACACGCTGGATGGCGAGTTGGAGGATGCCCACTTCGAAATGGAAGCTATCCCTTTCGGCAGCGATAGCGGGGATGAAATTGATCGAGATGATGACGACGCCGAAGAGGATGACACCGAAGGCTTCGATCCCGAACCGTTGCCCAGCGATGCGTTGTCCGGTCGGCGAATGGTGATCGTCGGGCGATTGGGAGGAATGAACCGCCGCGAAGCCACGAACTTGCTGCGCTCGTATGGCGCGGTGGTGGTTGAAAGCGAAGCTTCGGCGGTGGACTGCATCGTGATCGGCGCCGAAGAATCCCCCCTGGCCGAAGCGGAGCTGATCGAACGAGCGACGGAGCGGCGAGGTGACGATGCAGATGTCGAGATTCTGCACGAGACCGATTTGTGGCAACAACTCGGATTGGTTGATGCGGAGCAATCCATCCGCCAACTTCACACGCCGGCCATGCTGGCTCATTTGCTGGGCGTTTCCGTGCGAGTCATTCGCCGCTGGCATCGCCGCGGATTGATTCGTCCGGTGCGGACGCTGCACAAACTGCCGTACTTTGATTTCCAAGAAGTCGCCACGGCTCGACGGTTGGCGGCCTGGGTTGCGTCGGGGGCCAGTCCCGAGGCCATCGAACGGCGAATCATGCAGTGGGTGGAAGTCGTCCCCAACCTGCGACGGCCTTTGGATCAGTTGTCCATCCTGGTCGAAGGCAAACACGTCTTGCTTCGCCAGGGCGAAGGATTGATCGAACCGGGAGGTCAACTGCGATTCGATTTCGATGCGTTGGAGGATTCGGATGAGTCGGCAACGGAAGTCCCCATGGACACTTCCATCCTGCCGTTTTCGCGCCCGGGTCAATCGATCGCCGCTGAATTCGGCAGCGCATCATCGGATCCAATGTCGGCTCGAACGTCGTCTCCTGCCGCCGGGCTGAGCACCAACGCAATCGAATCCGAACACAATTCGATGCAGTTCCCGCCCGCCGAAGATCTGGTGGACGAAGAGGATGACTTGTTGCTGTCAGCGTATCAAGCGGAAGATTCCGGAGAGTTGGAGACCGCGATCGATTGTTATCACGCCGTGTTGGCACGCGATGGAGCTCGGTCGGACATCCATTTTCAGATTGGCGAGCTGCTGTACCGAATCGGGGAAACCATCGCTGCGCGCGAACGCTACTACGCGGCGCTCGAGGTCGACCCCGATTTTGTCGAAGCCCGCTCGAGTCTGGCGGGGGTTTTGGCAGAAACCGGCCAGCCCGAATTGGCCGTCGCGGCTTATCGAGGTGCGTTGGCGCTGCACGATGACTACCCAGACGTGCACTACAACCTGGCCCGGATCCTCGAAGACCTGCACCGCAGCGTGGAGGCGGAGCATCATTGGCGGCGATTCCTGCAACTTTCGCCGGGCAGCCCCTGGGCGGACGAGGCCCATGCCCGGTTGGAAGAACTGCGTCAATCGGAACAACCGGACTTCTGATTGGACGCTGAATCCCGGCCCCGGAAGTGTTTCTGATCGTGCAGAAAGCTGGTCTGAAGAAAGGTGAATCCGCGGTGGGACGGATTAGAATGGGGACGCTCCTCATTCGTCATCTTCGCCAACCCTCGGATTTCCCGAATGGCTGACCGCTTTTTCGCTCGCTTTCTCGTCGCCATTTTTGCCGCTGGCTGGATTTTTGTCAGCTTGGGATCGCTCAGCGTTGTTGCTCAAGTGACCTCGGAGGAAAGCGAATCCGTTCGATTGCCACCGGATCCGACGGTGGAGCATTTGAAGCTGAAAGCCACCGGCGGCCCGGAAGCACTCGGTCTCAGCCTGGACGCGCTGGCTCGCATTCGGGCATGGTCCGCAGTCGATGAATTGTTGAAGCCGCTCGCCAGCAACGCCCCGGCGGCAGACCGTGCCGCACGAATCGCAGCCCAAATTGGTTCAGACCAACGTCTTCGTATTTCGTCCGCGACGGAGGTTTCCGACGAAGCCAAGACGGCTCTCGACGGGATCTTTGAAGCTCGCGCGAAAACGCTTCGCGACCCCAGCGGTTTGCAGGCGGCGATCAAGAAGCTGACCTCAACCAGTGACGACGAAAAGCTCTCGGCCTATCGCACGTTGTTCCGAGCTGGCGAGTACGCTTCTGCAGCATTGATTGACGACATTCTCCGAACCAGCGATCTGGATCAGCGTCGGGAAGACTTGCGAGTTTTGTTGAAGATTGATCGTGACGCCGGCATCGCTGGTCTTCGCCGCGTCGCATTGTACGGAACCGATTCGGCTCGTTCGAAGGCGTTCGATGCACTGGCGATGTTACGTTTGCAAGAAGTCCAAGTCGACTTGTTGGCGCGACGCCTGGAAGCGGCCTCGAAGGCGGATCCCAAGACGCGAGAGCCTGCGTTGCAAGTCATGCGGTTGGCGCTGCACGACGCGATGAACGAAGCCGTTGCCAGCCAACACGATTT includes these proteins:
- a CDS encoding DUF4261 domain-containing protein, whose product is MRKIAAAIDEYEPSDPLPATADWAIAGPSLIMDMDEETPGHLAIDLVDQPWPDDMQIDDPDSHVRQAWSNGSFGPNTFPGALQRALEQLWVWDEGKEEVPQHTAFLRIRSSYILKTDEDDAPLTPEAYEPFDELALITEVAAALTELPQAIAYFNPAGETIRNLEGMNQVIQESEDNDFPPLDLWANVRLYSLDDGFAAMDTVGNNQLDLPDIEALFLAEAYDFNDIDELLRLITCHQIESEEPFEDGDTVQGPNGVTWVMHQHPDSISDPPRSVLRFLPQDGHELPAQYQPAAE
- a CDS encoding TCR/Tet family MFS transporter, whose product is MITPPHQRRPAAMAFILLTLLIDILAIGIIIPVLPELIKEFVGGDTSRASFYVGVIGATYSLMQFFFAPVLGALSDRFGRRPVILASLFGLGVDFIVTGLAPSVGWLFVGRIVAGVMGASFSTANAYIADVSTQETRARNFGLVGMMFGLGFIIGPALGGVLGGVHIRLPFFVAAGLSLVNWLYGYFVLPESLPPEKRGSISLAAMNPLGTVSRLRNYPMIAGLAIAFMFSSLAQRGLENVWVLSMGYRFGWNEVTNGLTLALVGLMAAIVQGGLVRPMIKRLGERRTAVMGTCVSCLAFLGYGLASQGWMIPCIVVFGSLAGLAGPAIQSLVAGRVNPEEQGKVQGALTSLISLTNIPAPLLFTSGLLGYFTSESAPFEFPGAPFVFGSALLAIAVVILIRVFSKFPASQDPAVDPSAAGTQDENTPQSDDDSASDSSPALEPA
- a CDS encoding NAD-dependent epimerase/dehydratase family protein — protein: MRVIVTGCSGFLGGEIVRQLLQRDWEVVGLSRREPPGLVRAGMTHHRGDLLDNGYLERVIADADVVIHTAAVAGVWGTWQHYFDNNVVASRNVLRACQAARVSQLIYTSSPSVTFDGNDQRDVDESEPYPKSWMCHYPHTKSIAEREILAADQRGGLRTVALRPHLIWGPDDPHLIPRVLQRARSGRLRIIGDGSNVIDTVHVINAAAAHLDAIEALQERPEEAAGRAYFVTQDEPVNCWDWIAKLCRVHGVAPPTKSISFAAAYRIGAVLETVYRLTGRTSEPPMTRFVASQLAKDHSFDITAAKERLGYWPRIDMDAGLQTLTGDRAVTNAPSTGR
- a CDS encoding DUF6690 family protein; translation: MLVTRLGKITVLAVAAGGPYVASETDWGRSAAGSVTNVFRGEGISAAGWGSGEAPIGGVTNSPDSDRYPVHSHHQVETLRGVSSQRYRYEPEIAKKLGAMPTTDETPSLAGNNVADLREVLRFDLTTQAVLNRFSRVSTVLADLQLEGLRVPIVTGTQATDLAGTLTYYFDRSGSVQRISLHGFTGDPSRLVTTIQSHYGLAREPALEAGVFTKRWNGAPVHFLRLTHAPVVFSDAVHQKYTVFLELNQPNLAYGISDEAKRIVVTDQWTGRW
- a CDS encoding MerR family transcriptional regulator; this translates as MLIGYLVGIMHSNDDIESQNDDLANTLDGELEDAHFEMEAIPFGSDSGDEIDRDDDDAEEDDTEGFDPEPLPSDALSGRRMVIVGRLGGMNRREATNLLRSYGAVVVESEASAVDCIVIGAEESPLAEAELIERATERRGDDADVEILHETDLWQQLGLVDAEQSIRQLHTPAMLAHLLGVSVRVIRRWHRRGLIRPVRTLHKLPYFDFQEVATARRLAAWVASGASPEAIERRIMQWVEVVPNLRRPLDQLSILVEGKHVLLRQGEGLIEPGGQLRFDFDALEDSDESATEVPMDTSILPFSRPGQSIAAEFGSASSDPMSARTSSPAAGLSTNAIESEHNSMQFPPAEDLVDEEDDLLLSAYQAEDSGELETAIDCYHAVLARDGARSDIHFQIGELLYRIGETIAARERYYAALEVDPDFVEARSSLAGVLAETGQPELAVAAYRGALALHDDYPDVHYNLARILEDLHRSVEAEHHWRRFLQLSPGSPWADEAHARLEELRQSEQPDF